From Flavobacterium lipolyticum, one genomic window encodes:
- a CDS encoding RagB/SusD family nutrient uptake outer membrane protein codes for MKTLSLKNNSIHYLLLFQVIAMVLLTSCDSFVEVDLPKSQLTTVSVFDNYSTANAALSDIYSKMREQGLLSGSTSGASNLLGNYADELYCLASPGDPTLPFYTNALLPANSTITEYWNLSYNQIYAANAVKEGVELSNKLTVKEKEQLKGEALFIRAIVHFYLANLYREIPYIVSTDRKINNEASKIPVKDIYRNIIADLENAAAMLAQDYLNAGRVRPNQFAAKALLARVYLYNESWAEASNAASAVLNASNLYTIEDNASLVFLKDSKETIWQFQPSVAGKNTDEASIFIFSSGPPPFVALTNNLIESFDQNDLRKANWTKALSDGTDTWYHAYKYKEFENTAASMEYSIIFRLAEQYLIRAEARAHQGDLIGAKEDLNRIRKRAGLLDTDAVSAQQIVDAVLRERRWELFTEFGHRFFDLKRSGQIDNVLDPVKTGWNSTDVLFPLPQNELSINPNIRPQNSGY; via the coding sequence ATGAAAACACTATCCCTTAAAAATAATTCTATACACTATTTATTGCTGTTTCAGGTAATAGCAATGGTGTTGTTGACCTCATGTGATTCTTTTGTAGAAGTTGATCTTCCCAAATCACAACTAACTACAGTTTCAGTTTTTGATAACTATTCCACTGCAAACGCAGCATTATCCGATATTTATTCTAAAATGAGAGAGCAGGGCTTGCTTTCAGGTTCGACATCAGGCGCTTCCAATCTGTTGGGTAATTATGCAGACGAGCTATACTGCCTTGCAAGTCCCGGCGATCCAACACTCCCTTTTTATACCAATGCACTTCTGCCTGCAAATTCCACTATTACAGAATATTGGAATCTTAGTTATAATCAGATTTATGCTGCTAATGCCGTCAAGGAAGGAGTGGAGTTAAGCAACAAACTCACCGTAAAGGAAAAAGAACAGCTAAAAGGAGAAGCCCTGTTTATAAGAGCCATCGTGCATTTTTATCTGGCTAATCTCTACAGGGAAATCCCTTATATTGTATCTACAGACCGAAAGATAAATAATGAAGCTTCGAAAATTCCGGTAAAAGATATCTACAGGAATATAATTGCGGATCTGGAAAATGCAGCAGCCATGCTGGCGCAGGATTATTTAAATGCCGGGCGGGTACGCCCCAACCAATTTGCGGCAAAAGCATTATTGGCAAGGGTATATCTGTACAATGAGTCATGGGCAGAAGCCTCAAATGCCGCATCAGCGGTCCTAAATGCTTCAAATCTTTATACCATCGAGGATAATGCTTCTCTGGTATTCTTAAAAGATTCCAAGGAAACCATATGGCAGTTTCAGCCATCTGTGGCCGGAAAAAATACAGATGAGGCCAGTATTTTCATATTTTCTTCTGGTCCTCCGCCCTTTGTGGCATTAACTAATAATCTGATCGAATCCTTTGATCAAAATGACCTTCGAAAAGCAAACTGGACAAAGGCTCTCAGCGACGGGACTGATACATGGTATCATGCATACAAATACAAGGAGTTTGAAAATACTGCCGCTTCAATGGAGTACTCTATAATTTTCCGCCTTGCCGAACAGTACCTTATAAGGGCAGAAGCAAGGGCGCATCAGGGAGATTTAATAGGCGCTAAAGAAGATTTGAACAGAATTAGGAAACGCGCCGGGCTTTTGGATACAGATGCGGTTTCTGCTCAGCAGATTGTTGATGCGGTTTTAAGGGAGAGGAGATGGGAACTGTTTACAGAATTCGGACATCGCTTTTTTGACCTCAAGCGCTCCGGACAGATTGATAATGTCCTTGATCCTGTAAAGACTGGCTGGAATTCAACAGATGTTCTGTTTCCTCTGCCTCAAAACGAACTGAGCATTAATCCTAATATACGCCCGCAGAACAGCGGTTATTAA
- a CDS encoding SusC/RagA family TonB-linked outer membrane protein: protein MNIFSFNKDGKALYCLIFIWLCFSFSSVYAEKSIRHSILFSQQFQVKGTISDGVNPLPGVTIAIKNKRGSGTISDYSGQYNLSALSSDTLIVSFIGFKTVLVPVQDRKSIDISLEYDTTTLKEVKINAGYYSIKESERTGSIARITAKDIENQPVTNVLAAMQGRMAGVSITQTTGVPGGGFDIKIRGQNSIRSDGNNPLYIIDGVPYASDPIGYNQTASTFPTVTSPLNSINPDTIENIEILKDADATSIYGSRGANGVVLITTKKGKGGKTVVSVKAATGAGAVTKFMKLMSTQQYLTMRKQAFINDGLNQYNPWDYDINGTWDQNRETNWQKEFLGGTAQITDVQAALSGGSDKTQFLLSSTYHTESTVFPGQYMYKKGGTQFSMSHRSEDNRFKLTFSAGYNIQDNDQPAYDLTAISRYLAPNAPALYDAAGNLNWENGTWQNPLRYRDAEFRSKTNDLVTSAVLSYDLLDNLVLKSNFGFTDLRHQETRTSPSTIYNPSYQLTSAFSGIYLNNTDRQSWIVEPQISWEKEMTFGKINILVGGTFQSQSTERLYQFGSGFTSNDLIYDLASASTVRVLYSDDALYKYQAFFGRINYNWQDRYIVNLTGRRDGSSRFGPGNQFANFGAVGMAWIFTKGGFLNDISWLSFGKLRASYGTTGNDQIGDYQFLDTYTSSGFNYDSNVGLQPSRLYNPDFGWETNKKIEAALEVGFLQDKIFLTAAWYQNRSSNQLVGIPLAGTTGFQSMQANLDAVVQNTGFEFTLRTQNFNTQNFKWTTSLNLTFARNKLISFPGLSASPYKEQYRIGKPLNIELNYNYTGIDNQKGVYLFEDINKDGIISFPEDRQSVVDFNPQYFGGLQNVLSYRRLKLDFLFQFVKQDTRSYYNGVTGQMSNQPESVAVSWTKPGDIASQQIYTSGYNGDAVTANYLFRQSTGSITDGSFIRLKNIALSYDLPLNMKSTQCQIILQGQNLLTFTKYKDGDPEFIGSRSLPPLKIITAGIQLTF from the coding sequence ATGAATATTTTTTCATTTAACAAGGATGGGAAAGCTCTTTATTGCCTAATTTTTATCTGGCTGTGTTTTTCTTTTTCATCTGTTTATGCCGAGAAATCTATCAGGCATAGTATTTTATTTTCTCAACAGTTTCAGGTTAAGGGAACTATTAGCGATGGTGTTAATCCGCTTCCTGGGGTAACTATTGCCATAAAAAACAAGCGTGGTTCCGGAACTATTTCTGATTACAGTGGTCAGTACAATCTTTCTGCTTTGTCATCGGATACCTTGATCGTTTCTTTTATAGGATTTAAGACTGTTCTTGTTCCTGTTCAGGATCGAAAATCAATAGATATTTCATTAGAGTATGATACCACAACTCTAAAGGAAGTGAAGATCAATGCAGGATACTATTCCATTAAAGAAAGCGAACGTACAGGAAGCATTGCTCGAATCACCGCAAAAGATATTGAAAACCAGCCCGTAACAAATGTGCTTGCAGCTATGCAGGGGCGGATGGCAGGTGTAAGCATTACACAGACGACAGGGGTTCCCGGTGGAGGATTCGATATTAAAATCCGTGGACAGAACAGTATTAGAAGTGATGGTAATAATCCACTCTACATAATAGATGGTGTTCCGTACGCCTCGGATCCTATTGGCTATAATCAGACAGCCTCCACATTTCCAACCGTTACAAGTCCGCTCAATAGTATAAATCCTGATACAATAGAAAATATCGAGATACTTAAAGATGCTGACGCCACCTCAATCTATGGGTCAAGAGGTGCCAATGGTGTGGTGCTGATCACTACTAAAAAAGGAAAAGGCGGAAAAACTGTTGTGAGTGTCAAAGCTGCAACCGGCGCCGGCGCCGTAACTAAATTTATGAAACTGATGAGTACCCAGCAGTATCTTACAATGAGAAAACAAGCTTTTATCAATGATGGTCTCAATCAGTATAATCCATGGGACTATGATATAAACGGGACATGGGACCAGAATCGTGAAACAAATTGGCAGAAAGAATTTTTAGGTGGTACTGCGCAGATAACGGATGTGCAGGCCGCGCTCTCGGGCGGATCTGATAAAACGCAGTTTTTATTGAGCAGTACCTATCACACAGAGTCTACCGTATTCCCCGGCCAGTATATGTACAAGAAAGGAGGGACACAGTTCAGCATGAGCCATCGTTCAGAAGATAATAGGTTTAAACTCACTTTTTCAGCAGGATACAATATTCAGGATAATGATCAGCCTGCGTATGATCTGACTGCGATCTCTAGATATCTGGCGCCAAATGCGCCTGCGCTGTATGATGCGGCCGGCAATTTAAATTGGGAAAATGGAACTTGGCAGAATCCGCTTCGTTACAGAGATGCAGAGTTCAGATCCAAAACGAATGACCTTGTTACTAGCGCTGTATTATCTTATGATTTGCTGGATAATTTAGTTCTGAAAAGTAATTTTGGTTTTACCGACTTAAGACACCAGGAAACCAGAACTTCTCCATCTACCATCTATAATCCTTCTTATCAGTTGACAAGTGCCTTTTCCGGTATTTATTTAAATAATACAGACAGGCAGTCCTGGATAGTGGAGCCCCAGATAAGTTGGGAAAAAGAAATGACTTTTGGTAAAATCAATATTCTGGTGGGAGGAACTTTCCAGAGCCAGAGTACCGAGAGACTGTATCAATTCGGAAGTGGTTTCACATCAAATGATTTGATCTATGATCTGGCATCTGCATCTACAGTGCGCGTCTTATATAGTGATGATGCACTGTATAAATATCAGGCTTTTTTCGGAAGGATCAACTATAACTGGCAGGACCGTTATATTGTAAACCTTACAGGAAGACGGGACGGTTCAAGCCGATTTGGTCCGGGTAATCAGTTTGCCAATTTCGGAGCCGTGGGCATGGCATGGATTTTCACTAAAGGAGGATTTTTAAACGATATTTCATGGTTGAGTTTTGGCAAACTTCGTGCAAGTTATGGAACAACAGGAAATGACCAGATCGGGGATTACCAGTTTCTTGATACTTATACCTCATCGGGATTTAATTATGATTCAAATGTAGGATTGCAGCCATCACGGCTTTATAATCCTGATTTTGGATGGGAAACCAATAAAAAAATTGAAGCTGCTCTGGAAGTGGGATTCCTGCAGGATAAAATATTTCTAACAGCCGCGTGGTATCAGAACCGTTCATCCAATCAGCTGGTTGGTATACCTTTGGCAGGAACTACAGGGTTTCAGTCAATGCAGGCCAATTTAGATGCTGTTGTGCAAAACACAGGATTTGAATTCACTCTAAGGACCCAAAACTTCAATACTCAGAACTTTAAGTGGACAACCAGCCTAAATCTTACTTTTGCCAGAAATAAGCTTATTAGTTTTCCCGGGCTTTCTGCCTCTCCCTACAAAGAGCAATATCGTATTGGCAAGCCCTTGAATATTGAACTGAATTACAACTATACAGGAATTGACAATCAAAAGGGCGTTTATCTTTTCGAAGACATAAACAAGGACGGTATCATTTCATTTCCCGAAGACAGGCAGAGTGTTGTAGATTTCAACCCGCAGTATTTTGGAGGGCTGCAAAATGTACTATCCTACAGAAGATTAAAACTTGATTTTCTTTTTCAGTTTGTAAAACAGGATACCAGAAGTTACTATAATGGTGTCACCGGACAGATGTCTAATCAACCGGAAAGCGTAGCAGTCAGCTGGACAAAGCCCGGAGATATTGCATCTCAGCAGATTTATACCAGTGGTTATAACGGGGATGCAGTTACAGCCAACTATCTATTCAGGCAGAGTACAGGTTCCATAACAGACGGGTCTTTTATACGCTTAAAGAATATAGCCCTTTCATATGACCTGCCTTTAAATATGAAAAGCACGCAGTGCCAGATAATCCTGCAGGGACAAAATCTGCTCACTTTTACAAAATACAAGGATGGGGATCCTGAATTTATTGGTTCGCGATCTCTGCCACCATTGAAAATTATTACTGCTGGAATCCAGCTCACTTTTTAA
- a CDS encoding DUF4041 domain-containing protein gives MGLFDFLKKKEFEEIRTLKEKLEKFKSIINIQDEVDNKKKKLELLISQKESELELLIKNKTREISEKEIELNKIISDKEVEFNSTIENKKQSINYIQKDFDELNLNYQTALETYTRLRKDVSLYESKLDLIEFGIYEPIYDFEKSEDYRTEQNRIIEEQKLMIQSETAATCRTEWTIDGSVTKGRATTKKYIKLVLRAFNGECNSQIAKVKWNNVNQMKERIHKSYETLNKLGDGYSVSISYEFLELKLKEITLEYEFQVKRQEEKEEMRAIQEELREEEKARREFEQAQKQAEKEEETYQRALLKARKEVEKATGELQEELNSKILILEQELLIAQEKKERALSMAQQTKRGHVYIISNIGSFGENVYKIGMTRRLEPIDRVKELGDASVPFQFDVHAMIYSDEARTLECELHKAFSNKKVNMLNYRKEFFNVSLEEIEQKIDELGFEAEFTILPEAMQYRETLALLEKMNSTEETKTIEEIIAEEYPNSLN, from the coding sequence ATGGGATTATTTGATTTTCTAAAAAAGAAAGAGTTTGAAGAAATAAGAACCCTAAAAGAAAAACTTGAAAAATTTAAATCTATTATTAATATTCAAGATGAGGTTGATAATAAAAAGAAAAAATTAGAACTATTAATTTCACAGAAAGAATCTGAACTGGAGTTACTGATTAAAAACAAAACACGTGAAATTTCAGAAAAGGAAATAGAGCTAAATAAAATTATTTCTGACAAGGAAGTCGAATTTAATTCAACAATTGAGAACAAAAAACAGTCAATAAATTATATTCAAAAAGACTTTGACGAATTAAATCTAAATTATCAAACAGCACTTGAAACATACACACGACTTCGAAAAGATGTTAGTTTATATGAATCAAAATTAGATTTAATAGAATTTGGAATTTATGAACCAATCTATGATTTTGAAAAATCAGAAGATTATAGAACTGAACAAAATAGAATCATTGAAGAACAAAAATTGATGATTCAATCAGAAACGGCTGCAACTTGCAGAACAGAATGGACAATTGATGGAAGTGTTACAAAAGGTAGAGCAACCACTAAAAAATATATAAAATTAGTGCTTCGTGCTTTTAATGGTGAATGTAATTCTCAAATTGCAAAAGTTAAATGGAATAACGTTAATCAGATGAAAGAACGCATTCATAAATCATATGAAACTTTGAACAAACTTGGTGATGGTTATTCAGTTAGCATTTCTTACGAATTTCTTGAACTTAAATTAAAAGAAATTACTCTTGAATATGAGTTTCAAGTAAAAAGACAAGAGGAAAAAGAAGAAATGCGAGCTATTCAAGAAGAATTACGAGAAGAAGAAAAAGCAAGACGTGAATTTGAGCAAGCTCAAAAACAAGCTGAAAAAGAAGAAGAAACTTATCAAAGAGCTTTACTAAAAGCAAGAAAAGAAGTTGAAAAAGCAACTGGCGAATTACAAGAAGAATTGAATTCTAAAATTTTAATTCTCGAACAAGAATTATTAATAGCTCAAGAAAAAAAAGAACGAGCATTGTCTATGGCTCAACAAACAAAACGAGGGCACGTTTATATAATTTCTAACATTGGTTCGTTTGGAGAAAACGTTTATAAAATTGGTATGACAAGAAGACTTGAACCTATTGATAGAGTGAAAGAACTTGGAGATGCTTCTGTTCCGTTTCAATTTGACGTTCACGCTATGATTTATTCAGACGAAGCGAGAACTTTAGAATGCGAACTTCATAAAGCGTTTTCTAATAAAAAGGTAAATATGTTAAACTACAGAAAAGAATTTTTCAATGTTAGTTTAGAAGAAATTGAACAGAAAATTGACGAATTAGGATTTGAAGCAGAATTTACAATTTTACCAGAAGCAATGCAATATAGAGAAACATTAGCTTTATTGGAAAAAATGAATTCTACCGAAGAAACTAAAACTATTGAAGAGATAATTGCAGAAGAATACCCAAATAGCTTAAATTAA
- a CDS encoding AAA family ATPase has protein sequence MFIFDNKNIPSQLLLPSNSDEDINILIGENGSGKSTLLNDLSKFHLGQNYNVIAIANTIYDKFNSRNLHFKILRSSLGKTLARNTIVNAFKILANDDLKRLRNIANTLEYIGFDPVISFKLKGVNPDFRDKVIDSELPGEEIEILMYFLNRYVDREFYEEKIVNINFNNEKFEDIKNSYLLTMFLYEKQLKSLKLIRGIDIYLHKNNQHIPLNKASSGELTLVTSLIYLTSVITENSVILIDEPENSLHPKWQIEYITRINNLFYFYQPKIIVATHSPLIINGAEMNSQNLKIFKGTNGNFILELNEKINVEEIYQEYFDVTTPENRYLSENLIDKMNLLASKNIGLDEFLKEINNIQDNSYDEKQKKLLDEVLEMGKKIITDLE, from the coding sequence ATGTTTATATTCGATAACAAAAACATTCCTTCTCAATTATTATTGCCCTCAAATTCAGATGAGGATATAAACATATTAATAGGTGAAAATGGTAGTGGTAAAAGCACTTTATTAAATGATCTTTCAAAATTCCATTTAGGTCAAAATTATAATGTGATAGCAATTGCTAATACAATTTATGACAAATTCAATTCGCGGAATCTTCATTTCAAAATACTTAGATCTTCGTTAGGCAAAACATTAGCAAGAAACACAATTGTCAATGCTTTTAAAATTTTAGCAAATGATGATTTGAAAAGACTACGAAACATTGCAAATACATTAGAATATATTGGTTTTGATCCTGTAATAAGTTTTAAATTAAAAGGTGTTAATCCGGATTTTCGAGACAAAGTAATAGATTCGGAATTACCTGGTGAAGAAATAGAAATCTTGATGTATTTTTTAAATAGATATGTGGATAGAGAATTTTACGAAGAAAAAATTGTAAATATAAATTTCAATAATGAAAAATTTGAAGATATCAAAAATTCTTATCTACTAACAATGTTCTTGTATGAGAAACAGTTAAAATCTTTAAAGCTAATTCGTGGAATAGACATATATCTACATAAAAATAATCAACATATTCCTTTAAACAAAGCAAGTTCAGGAGAATTAACTTTGGTAACATCTCTTATTTATTTGACCTCTGTCATAACTGAAAATTCTGTCATATTAATTGATGAACCCGAAAACAGTTTGCATCCGAAATGGCAAATAGAATACATAACGAGAATTAACAACCTATTTTATTTCTATCAACCAAAAATTATTGTTGCAACACATTCTCCATTAATAATAAATGGTGCAGAAATGAATTCCCAAAATTTAAAAATATTTAAAGGGACGAATGGAAACTTTATTCTTGAACTAAATGAAAAAATTAATGTTGAAGAAATTTATCAAGAATATTTTGATGTAACAACACCTGAAAACCGTTATTTATCAGAAAATCTTATAGACAAAATGAATTTGTTGGCTTCTAAAAATATTGGATTAGATGAATTTTTAAAAGAAATAAATAACATTCAAGATAATTCATATGATGAGAAGCAAAAAAAATTGCTCGATGAAGTTTTAGAAATGGGAAAAAAAATAATCACTGATTTAGAATAG
- a CDS encoding HNH endonuclease, which yields MPLNFENQDHINIRTAITAGGNVWANPLLNEVKRKIKDYYIENELPKCCYCSRLFVGEFRMVIDIEHILPQSKYSSLRFEELNLNVACKRCNMEIKKARLDFIVDETIIGTNYYQSQHYKIIHPNIDKYDDHLKIITGRNGNIILNKYVILTKNKGQFTYDYFELKEFEMNNLNEAQGIKKLSTLSREIPDYLRNQIIKILSKIK from the coding sequence ATGCCTTTAAATTTTGAAAATCAAGATCATATAAATATTAGAACCGCCATTACTGCAGGTGGAAATGTTTGGGCAAATCCACTTCTTAATGAAGTTAAAAGAAAAATAAAGGATTACTACATTGAAAATGAATTGCCAAAATGCTGTTACTGTAGCAGATTATTTGTTGGCGAATTCCGTATGGTAATCGACATAGAGCATATTTTGCCACAAAGTAAATATTCAAGCCTTAGATTTGAAGAACTAAACTTAAATGTTGCTTGTAAAAGATGCAATATGGAAATTAAAAAAGCTAGGTTAGATTTTATTGTTGATGAAACCATAATTGGAACAAATTATTATCAATCCCAACATTATAAAATAATTCATCCAAATATTGACAAATATGATGATCATTTAAAAATAATTACAGGGAGAAATGGGAATATAATTTTAAATAAATACGTTATTTTAACCAAGAATAAAGGTCAGTTTACATATGATTATTTCGAATTGAAAGAATTTGAAATGAATAATTTAAACGAAGCTCAAGGAATTAAAAAGCTATCAACATTATCTCGTGAAATTCCAGATTATTTAAGAAATCAAATAATAAAAATTCTATCAAAAATAAAATAA